From the Temnothorax longispinosus isolate EJ_2023e chromosome 6, Tlon_JGU_v1, whole genome shotgun sequence genome, one window contains:
- the Anne gene encoding polyamine-transporting ATPase 13A3 isoform X1, with translation MPPTPNKLNLSFTRNAYSVFGSRSATTANEHQREQKTELLEGTRANGLLHLKNGVDYINPGEEDQMEIYGYRRNRMRTVIIWFLIIITGGFLRLIFHWVPRLMLLATHTKCSLEEAETVLLIEKFQGKHTSHYVKKLRILTAQEIMLVIFSMHLVNVNIINEIAISLVNILFHSNKSFQEESLIDEAWDGSVITAREEKETSPTLSVHLSGGQFKQVPSITIFNCKKLTYVWDPERSEFLKLRGLDTDVLTSTLHQAQGLSSQEQYMRRNVYGNNEIVIPVKSIFTLLCLEVLNPFYVFQLFSFCLWIADDYYYYAMVILTMSSAGIIMAVFQTRRNQHNLRSTVHSSDVATVMRDRTTSQTAIVPTERLVPGDVLVIPSHGCLMPCDAVLLTGNCILNESMLTGESVPVTKTPVPSSNDVIYNTKEHARHTLFCGTRIIQTRYYGSEKVLAVVIRTGFNTSKGDLVRSIMYPPPVDFKFEQDSYKFVILLACIASIGVVYTIVTKIMRGVHGSHITLEALDLITIVVPPALPAAMTVGRLVAQRRLQNNKIYCTSPRTINVSGSIDCICFDKTGTLTEDGLDMWGVVSVSDGKFQLPVKDIASLSLSEVLIGMVTCHGITIIDNQLVGDPLDLKMFESTGWTLEEPDVSDTSKFSMLFPTIVRPAKDSKLLKKLPNDFGGTLSRQNSVSSDVMDGISLSNLHDATFGDSSTELEQGLEVGIVRQFPFTSSLQRMSVITRTLGANHYELYCKGSPEMILSLSRAESIPSDFAAVLQEYTSEGYRVIALAHKSLNRLPYAKVQRISREAAEIDLTFLALIIMENRLKPETSPVIAELNTACIKTVMVTGDNMLTALSVARDCDIVKPGTPVVAVSTNQQNQLKPQIYFTKSDSQPSPTSPNGQPDLSEMTDLNSVVSLETVESGSFGNTKLEDDINYLSDDVQYLKNKYVFALTGKTWALMKQYYPELIPKVVTRGAIFARMSPDQKQQLIQELQSLGYYVAMVGDGANDCGALKAAHTGISLSDTESSVASPFTSRETNISSVLTVIREGRAALVTSFGIFKYMASYSLTQFISVMLLYSIESNLTDIEFLYIDLFIISIFAFFFGRTGAYEGPLVKMAPLNSLISTSPILSLITQLLIVAIFQYTSLWHLRQMPWFVPFNPTATEDKDDVGCMENYTVFIVSSMQYIILAVAFSKGPPYRKSLFTNYGLLTSFVFLSLFSIYLAICPFEWLTTWFQLVLPNDLGFRFVLVGYGVVNFVIALLIEYLFVEYLVFGKLRYRWHDVDKSRRKFLAIERDMARDSKWPPISQEPLPEVAPNLLIRQNVTEIKIEKRITESCLPADTSFMNTSPICAGFKHFGSAREVTLNPRSLFDDCRNTVSMQTVPCFEDKDLSTKQPDAETKVKRRHNSESANGINRYEKPYMNHNTNPIATLPRNPNATPQPQKLRDFKDVLVHKSDDRVSNTKNVLELDILPS, from the exons ATGCCTCCTACGCCGAACAAGTTAAACCTGAGCTTCACCAGAAATGCTTACAGTGTTTTCGGTAGTCGCAGCGCAACTACCGCGAACGAGCATCAGCGCGAGCAAAAGACGGAATTGCTGGAGG GTACTAGAGCCAACGGCCTTCTACATTTGAAGAATGGCGTTGATTATATCAATCCCGGTGAAGAGGACCAGATGGAAATTTACGG TTATAGACGAAACCGCATGCGGACCGTTATTATCTGGTTCCTGATTATCATTACCGGAGGCTTCCTGAGGCTGATATTCCATTGGGTCCCACGTCTCATGCTTTTGGCCACTCATACCAAGTGCTCTTTGGAAGAAGCGGAAACCGTTTTGTTGATCGAGAAATTTCAAGGAAAACACACGAGTCATTACGTGAAGAAGTTGAGGATTTTGACCGCTCAGGAGATTATGTTAGTAATCTTTTCAATGCATCTTGTAAACGTCAACATCATCAACGAAATCGCGATATCgttagttaatattttattccacaGTAATAAATCTTTCCAAGAAGAATCTCTAATCGATGAAGCATGGGACGGGAGTGTAATAACCGCCAGAGAGGAGAAGGAAACCTCCCCGACGTTGTCCGTGCATCTTTCCGGGGGTCAATTCAAAC aggTGCCATCCATAACCATCTTCAATTGCAAGAAGTTGACCTACGTTTGGGACCCGGAAAGATCGGAATTCTTGAAACTGCGTGGCCTCGACACCGACGTTCTTACGTCCACGTTACATCAAGCACAAGGTCTCAGTTCTCAGGAGCAGTACATGAG GCGCAACGTTTACGGCAACAACGAGATCGTGATTCCCGTGAAAAGCATATTCACGTTACTCTGCCTCGAGGTGCTCAACCCGTTCTACGTCTTCCAACTATTTAGTTTTTGTCTGTGGATCGCAGACGACTATTATTACTATGCCATGGTCATTCTCACGATGTCAAGCGCCGGAATTATAATGGCAGTCTTCCAGACGCGACGA AATCAGCATAATTTGCGCTCGACGGTGCATTCGTCCGATGTCGCCACGGTCATGCGAGATCGTACGACCAGTCAAACCGCAATAGTGCCGACGGAACGTTTGGTACCCGGTGACGTCTTGGTCATTCCATCTCATGGATGCCTAATGCCATGCGATGCCGTGCTGTTGACCGGCAACTGTATCCTCAACGAGTCCATGCTGACGGGAGAATCTGTACCTGTCACGAAAACGCCAGTTCCTTCTTCTAACGATGTGATATATAATACCAAAGAACATGCTAGACATACGCTTTTCTGCGGTACCAGAATTATACAGACAAGATACTACGGTAGTGAGAAG GTATTGGCTGTGGTCATCAGGACAGGTTTCAATACCAGCAAAGGAGATCTTGTGCGATCCATCATGTATCCTCCGCCCGTGGATTTCAAGTTTGAACAGGACTCGTATAAATTCGTTATATTGTTAGCGTGCATAGCCAGCATCGGGGTCGTTTACACAATCGTGACGAAAATAATGAGAGGCGTTCACGGCAGTCATATTACTCTGGAAGCATTAGATCTCATCACTATTGTAGTGCCACCGGCATTACCAGCTGCCATGACGGTCGGACGTCTCGTAGCACAACGTagattgcaaaataataaaatatactgcACGAGCCCGAGAACGATTAACGTGTCAGGATCCATCGATTGCATTTGCTTCGACAAGACTGGAACGTTGACCGAAGACGGTCTGGATATGTGGGGTGTGGTGAGCGTATCTGACGGAAAGTTTCAGTTGCCTGTCAAGGACATCGCTAGTCTGTCGTTGTCCGAGGTTCTTATCGGCATGGTTACATGCCACGGAATCACGATAATCGACAACCAATTGGTAGGAGACCCGCTCGATCTGAAAATGTTTGAATCCACTGGTTGGACGCTGGAGGAACCTGATGTATCCGATACATCTAAATTCTCCATGCTTTTTCCGACGATCGTTAGGCCAGCAAAGGATTCCAAGCTTCTCAAGAAACTGCCCAACGATTTTGGCGGTACGCTCAGTCGACAAAACTCCGTGTCTTCCGACGTAATGGACGGAATATCTCTCAGCAACCTCCACGACGCTACGTTCGGTGATTCTTCGACGGAACTGGAACAAGGACTGGAAGTGGGCATTGTCAGGCAATTTCCCTTTACATCGAGTCTTCAGAGGATGAGCGTGATCACCAGGACATTGGGCGCCAATCACTATGAACTTTATTGCAAGGGTAGTCCAGAGATGATCCTCAGTCTCTCAAGAGCAGAATCTA ttcctTCAGATTTCGCGGCCGTTCTACAAGAATACACGTCCGAGGGATATCGAGTAATCGCCCTCGCGCACAAATCTCTGAACCGTCTTCCGTATGCCAAAGTGCAACGCATAAGTCGTGAAGCCGCCGAGATTGATTTGACATTCTTGGCGCTTATAATTATGGAGAACCGACTGAAACCCGAAACCTCGCCAGTGATCGCCGAACTGAACACCGCTTGCATCAAGACGGTGATGGTGACGGGCGATAATATGTTGACCGCACTCTCTGTGGCTAGAGATTGCGATATTGTGAAGCCAGGCACACCGGTTGTCGCCGTCTCGACGAATCAGCAGAATCAGCTGAAACCGCAAATCTATTTCACGAAGAGCGATAGTCAACCATCACCGACTTCACCGAACGGTCAGCCCGATCTCAGCGAAATGACCGATTTGAACAGCGTGGTTAGCTTGGAAACCGTCGAGAGCGGCTCTTTCGGCAACACCAAGTTGGAGGAcgatatcaattatttatcggACGA TGTACAATACCTAAAGAATAAATACGTATTTGCATTGACGGGAAAAACGTGGGCGTTGATGAAGCAGTATTACCCAGAACTAATACCCAAAGTGGTCACCCGCGGTGCCATTTTCGCAAGAATGTCGCCCGATCAGAAGCAGCAGTTAATTCAAGAACTACAGTCCTTAGGATACTACGTTG CCATGGTGGGAGATGGTGCTAACGATTGTGGCGCGTTGAAAGCTGCGCACACCGGGATATCCTTATCGGACACGGAATCTTCCGTCGCATCGCCCTTCACCAGTCGCGAGACCAACATCTCCAGTGTTCTAACGGTGATACGCGAGGGTCGCGCCGCGCTGGTGACCTCCTTTGGCATTTTCAAATACATGGCTTCCTACTCGCTCACTCAATTTATCTCGGTGATGCTCCTCTACAGCATTGAGTCGAACTTGACGGACATCGAGTTTCTATACATCGATCTCTTCATCATTTCCATATTCGCTTTCTTCTTCGGTCGCACCGGGGCTTATGAGGGCCCGTTGGTGAAAATGGCGCCGCTCAACAGCCTCATTAGCACATCGCCAATACTCAGTTTGATCACCCAACTTCTAATCGTCGCAATTTTCCAATACACAAGTCTCTGGCATCTGCGTCAGATGCCATGGTTCGTGCCATTCAACCCAACCGCAACTGAGGATAAGGATGACGTGGGTTGCATGGAGAATTACACAGTCTTCATCGTCAGTTCTATGCAGTACATCATTCTGGCGGTAGCGTTCTCCAAAGGACCACCGTACAGAAAGTCTCTCTTCACCAATTACGGCCTACTCACCTCCTTCGTTTTCCTTAGTCTCTTCTCCATTTATCTCGCGATATGTCCCTTCGAATGGCTAACTACGTGGTTCCAGCTCGTTCTGCCCAACGATCTGGGCTTTCGTTTCGTTCTAGTTGGCTATGGCGTGGTAAATTTCGTGATTGCGTTACTGATTGAGTATCTCTTTGTGGAGTACCTTGTGTTCGGCAAGTTGCGCTATCGCTGGCACGACGTGGATAAATCTCGACGGAAGTTCCTAGCCATCGAACGAGACATGGCGCGCGATTCCAAGTGGCCGCCGATTTCCCAGGAGCCACTTCCGGAAGTAGCGccgaatttattaattcggCAGAATGTCACCGAGATCAAAATTGAGAAACGGATCACCGAGTCATGCCTTCCCGCCGACACCAGCTTCATGAATACCTCGCCGATTTGCGCCGGTTTCAAACACTTCGGCTCCGCCCGCGAAGTTACTCTCAATCCCAGATCCCTCTTCGACGATTGTCGAAACACAGTGTCGATGCAGACGGTGCCGTGCTTCGAGGACAAGGACTTGTCGACGAAACAACCGGATGCGGAAACTAAAGTAAAACGACGACACAATTCGGAATCGGCAAATGGCATCAATCGCTACGAGAAACCCTACATGAATCACAATACCAATCCCATTGCCACGCTTCCCAGAAATCCTAACGCAACCCCTCAACCGCAGAAGCTGAGAGACTTCAAGGATGTCTTAGTGCACAAGAGCGACGATCGAGTGTCCAACACCAAGAACGTGCTTGAATTAGATATCCTGCCGTCCTGA